A genomic segment from Glycine max cultivar Williams 82 chromosome 1, Glycine_max_v4.0, whole genome shotgun sequence encodes:
- the LOC100803539 gene encoding uncharacterized protein: MSLASSFLKVHQYYLTKAWKTLAFPTIKLTNLLSLFLKTSLALCTCFIISLFFYLSLSLYHHNYNYSPFQHPYHFIISHDPSTFENNNEPTNISHIVFGMGGSAKSWQDHRHYTEVWWQPNVTRGFMWLEQEPLVLAKETWPETLPPYKVSGVTSSFMYTNKVGLQFAIHLARILKETFQLGLENVRWFVMGDNDTVFFTENLVTVLAKYDHNEMYYIEDNSESVEQNVAQTYGMAFGGGGFAISYPLAEVLVKILDGCINRYAVLFGSDQKVHACMSEIGVQLTKEPGFHQTDGLLAANPIAPLVSLHHLHASEPLFRDTGRVESLKRFVSAYKMDPGRILQKSICYDPNRNWTFSVSWGYNVELYRSLETSIELQTTFKTFQTWRGYEDPFTFNTRPVIPDQCKRPVVFFLDQIEDGGLGEWTESSYKIYDNVLLEKSNCSLEVQYVNVTASYFRPELWKKAPRRQCCDIIKGTDEGSNVVEIVIRGCHQFESVTPP; the protein is encoded by the exons ATGTCGCTAGCTTCTTCCTTTCTAAAAGTTCACCAATACTATCTCACTAAGGCATGGAAAACCCTTGCCTTTCCAACCATCAAACTCACCAACCTCCTTTCCCTCTTCCTCAAAACTAGCCTTGCCCTATGCACTTGCTTTATCATCTCCCTCTTCTtttacctctctctctctctctaccaTCATAATTACAACTACTCACCATTTCAACACCCTtaccatttcataatctcacACGATCCATCCACCTTTGAAAACAACAATGAACCAACCAATATTTCCCACATTGTGTTTGGCATGGGTGGTTCTGCCAAGTCTTGGCAGGACCATCGACACTACACCGAAGTCTGGTGGCAGCCGAATGTCACTAGAGGCTTTATGTGGTTGGAACAGGAACCTCTAGTTCTAGCCAAAGAGACGTGGCCGGAGACTTTACCGCCATATAAAGTCTCTGGTGTCACATCATCATTCATGTACACGAATAAGGTAGGGTTGCAATTTGCAATCCACTTGGCACGAATTCTAAAGGAGACTTTCCAGTTAGGGCTAGAAAACGTGAGGTGGTTTGTGATGGGAGACAATGACACTGTATTTTTCACGGAGAACCTAGTCACTGTGCTTGCGAAATACGATCATAATGAAATGTACTATATTGAAGACAACTCAGAGAGCGTGGAACAAAACGTGGCACAAACCTATGGCATGGCTTTTGGTGGTGGTGGGTTTGCCATAAGCTACCCTTTGGCAGAAGTGCTAGTGAAGATTTTGGATGGATGCATTAATCGCTATGCTGTGTTGTTTGGCTCTGATCAAAAGGTTCACGCATGCATGAGTGAGATTGGTGTTCAACTCACCAAAGAGCCTGGTTTTCATCAG ACTGACGGGCTTCTCGCGGCGAACCCAATAGCGCCACTTGTGTCACTACACCACCTCCATGCTTCAGAGCCATTGTTTCGAGACACAGGTCGGGTCGAGTCCTTAAAAAGGTTTGTATCCGCATATAAAATGGATCCAGGTCGAATCCTCCAGAAGAGCATATGCTATGACCCGAATCGGAATTGGACATTCTCAGTGTCTTGGGGCTACAATGTGGAGTTGTACCGTTCTTTAGAGACGTCCATTGAGTTGCAAACAACGTTTAAGACTTTTCAAACATGGCGTGGGTATGAGGACCCGTTCACATTCAATACCCGACCCGTTATCCCCGACCAGTGTAAGAGGCCCGTGGTGTTCTTCTTGGATCAGATCGAAGATGGGGGACTCGGGGAATGGACTGAATCCTCGTATAAGATATATGACAATGTTTTGCTCGAGAAGTCTAATTGTTCTCTGGAAGTTCAATATGTCAATGTCACTGCCTCATACTTTAGGCCTGAGCTGTGGAAAAAG GCACCACGTAGACAATGCTGCGACATAATCAAAGGCACAGATGAAGGGAGCAATGTGGTCGAAATCGTGATCAGAGGCTGTCATCAATTTGAGAGTGTCACTCCTCCTTAA